One window of Stenotrophomonas indicatrix genomic DNA carries:
- a CDS encoding protein-disulfide reductase DsbD domain-containing protein codes for MKTLFARGAALCALLWLSLPAFALDEEDLLPVDQAFALTASAPERGQIQLQFKIAPGYYLYRHRTTVKADPAFNAAALQMPAGKKHHDDFFGEVETYRERLQATLPGAPTDAAGTISLEVRYQGCADAGVCYPPQKRVMQVTLPGAGGAAATLPTARATGASAFNNPLAGAGSGGGLRLPGTSNSQALPLPSEQAFGFDAIASDGNTLLLRFSPAPGYYLYRDRTSLKLEGGAGVLADKPRWPAAQSHRDEHFGDVAVYFNQVEVPVPLRRTRAEVVDSTLVVTFQGCQTDGICYPPMTRRVKLSIPAGKASASGDASAARDDVIRSLPASAAARTREGANGTPLRLLPTVPNDAPANAGAADASSGARDAFAADAQQDNALRTKAPSRVPKTDSSLLWVLLLALGGGLVLNLMPCVLPILSLKVLSLAQSGESPERARSHAMWYTLGVLVAFAVIGALMVGLRMLGNAVGIGFQLQHPGVVAALAYIMFAVGLSLSGVFTMGGGIGNFGQSLARRSGPAGDFFTGVLACVVGSACVGPFFGPAVAYAFVAPPVAAMLVFLFLGLGLALPFLLIGFVPALARRLPKPGQWMETLKHVLAFPMYAAALWLLWVLGKQRGVDGMALALGGLLLLTGGLWLFERSRWRSQRAAGLLGVLLVIAALVPVWGVTQLAPPARAAQASSENVVEYSPQMLDRLRADNRVVFVNMTADWCVSCKANERAVLSRPEFKELLKRTNAVYMRGDYTNVDPQITAFLDEHKAVGVPLYVVYGPGAPPTVLPTLLTQALVEEALLRTAR; via the coding sequence TTGAAGACTCTGTTTGCGCGTGGCGCCGCCTTGTGCGCCCTGTTGTGGCTTTCACTGCCGGCCTTCGCGCTGGATGAAGAAGATCTGCTGCCGGTGGACCAGGCGTTCGCGCTGACCGCCAGCGCGCCCGAACGTGGCCAGATCCAACTGCAGTTCAAGATCGCCCCGGGCTATTACCTGTATCGCCACCGCACCACGGTGAAGGCCGATCCGGCCTTCAATGCCGCTGCGCTGCAGATGCCCGCAGGCAAGAAGCATCACGACGATTTCTTCGGTGAAGTGGAGACCTACCGCGAGCGCCTGCAGGCCACCCTGCCCGGCGCGCCCACCGATGCCGCTGGCACCATCAGCCTGGAAGTGCGTTACCAGGGCTGCGCCGATGCCGGTGTGTGCTACCCGCCGCAGAAGCGCGTGATGCAGGTAACCCTGCCCGGCGCGGGCGGTGCGGCTGCCACGCTGCCGACTGCACGCGCCACCGGTGCCAGTGCGTTCAACAACCCGCTGGCTGGCGCCGGCAGTGGCGGTGGCCTGCGGCTGCCGGGCACCAGCAACAGCCAGGCGCTGCCGCTGCCGTCGGAACAGGCATTCGGCTTCGATGCCATCGCCAGCGATGGCAACACCCTGTTACTGCGCTTCAGCCCGGCACCGGGCTATTACCTGTACCGCGACCGCACCTCGCTGAAGCTGGAGGGCGGCGCCGGGGTACTGGCCGACAAGCCCCGCTGGCCGGCGGCGCAGTCGCATCGCGACGAGCACTTCGGTGATGTGGCGGTCTATTTCAACCAAGTGGAAGTGCCGGTGCCGCTGCGCCGCACCCGCGCCGAGGTGGTCGACAGCACGCTGGTGGTGACCTTCCAGGGTTGCCAGACCGATGGCATCTGCTACCCGCCGATGACCCGCCGGGTGAAGCTGTCGATCCCCGCCGGCAAGGCCAGCGCCAGCGGTGATGCCTCTGCCGCACGCGACGACGTGATCCGCTCGCTGCCGGCTTCGGCCGCTGCCCGCACCCGCGAGGGCGCCAACGGTACGCCGCTGCGCCTGCTTCCGACCGTGCCCAACGACGCGCCGGCCAACGCCGGTGCTGCCGACGCCAGCAGCGGCGCACGCGATGCCTTCGCCGCCGACGCGCAGCAGGACAATGCACTGCGTACCAAGGCCCCCAGCCGCGTACCGAAAACCGACAGCTCGCTGCTATGGGTACTGCTGCTGGCGCTGGGCGGTGGCCTTGTACTGAATCTGATGCCCTGCGTGCTGCCGATCCTGTCGCTGAAAGTGCTGAGCCTGGCGCAGAGCGGTGAAAGCCCCGAGCGCGCCCGCAGCCACGCCATGTGGTACACGCTGGGCGTGCTGGTCGCCTTCGCCGTGATCGGCGCGCTGATGGTCGGCCTGCGCATGCTGGGCAATGCGGTCGGCATCGGTTTCCAGCTGCAGCATCCCGGCGTGGTCGCGGCGTTGGCCTACATCATGTTCGCTGTGGGCCTGAGCCTGTCCGGCGTATTCACCATGGGCGGCGGCATCGGCAACTTCGGCCAGTCGCTGGCGCGACGCAGTGGCCCGGCCGGCGACTTCTTCACCGGCGTGCTGGCCTGCGTGGTCGGTAGTGCCTGCGTGGGACCGTTCTTCGGCCCGGCGGTGGCCTATGCCTTCGTTGCACCGCCGGTGGCGGCGATGCTGGTGTTCCTGTTCCTCGGCCTGGGCCTGGCCCTGCCGTTCCTGCTGATCGGCTTCGTGCCGGCGCTGGCCCGTCGCCTGCCCAAGCCGGGCCAGTGGATGGAAACCCTCAAGCACGTGCTGGCCTTCCCGATGTACGCCGCCGCGTTGTGGCTGCTTTGGGTGCTGGGCAAGCAGCGCGGCGTGGATGGCATGGCGCTGGCGCTGGGTGGCCTGCTGCTGCTCACCGGCGGTCTGTGGTTGTTCGAGCGCAGCCGCTGGCGCAGCCAGCGCGCGGCCGGGCTGCTGGGCGTGCTGCTGGTGATCGCCGCGCTGGTACCGGTATGGGGTGTGACCCAGCTGGCACCGCCGGCGCGTGCCGCGCAGGCGAGCAGCGAGAACGTGGTGGAGTATTCGCCGCAGATGCTGGACCGCCTGCGCGCCGACAACCGCGTGGTGTTCGTCAACATGACCGCCGACTGGTGCGTGAGCTGCAAGGCCAACGAACGCGCGGTGCTGTCGCGCCCGGAGTTCAAGGAACTGCTCAAGCGCACCAACGCGGTGTACATGCGCGGCGACTACACCAATGTGGACCCGCAGATCACCGCGTTCCTGGATGAGCACAAGGCCGTGGGCGTGCCGCTGTACGTGGTGTACGGCCCGGGCGCACCGCCGACGGTGCTGCCCACCCTGCTGACCCAGGCGCTGGTGGAAGAAGCGCTGCTGCGCACCGCACGATGA
- a CDS encoding TlpA family protein disulfide reductase, with translation MRWQRPALLWTAVLAAGLGLWAGNRLTPPPAAQNPAPVAVSPPALPMLRPGDPLPALVLPDGEGNAQDIRERFKGRPLLVNVWASWCGPCVEEMPELARFAEGQGTSGVQVLGLALDTPDGVRDFLQRVPVNYLIVLDTPGPRDASVQLGNAQGLLPYSVLFDAQGRMVKAKLGPFAHGEIEGWAK, from the coding sequence ATGAGGTGGCAACGGCCAGCACTGCTGTGGACAGCGGTGCTGGCTGCCGGGCTTGGCCTGTGGGCCGGCAATCGGCTGACGCCGCCGCCGGCGGCGCAAAACCCAGCGCCTGTTGCCGTATCACCGCCAGCGCTGCCGATGCTGCGCCCCGGTGATCCGCTGCCGGCGCTGGTCCTTCCCGATGGTGAAGGCAACGCGCAGGATATCCGCGAACGCTTCAAGGGCCGGCCATTGCTGGTCAATGTCTGGGCCAGCTGGTGCGGCCCCTGTGTGGAAGAAATGCCCGAGCTGGCCCGCTTTGCCGAGGGCCAGGGCACGAGCGGCGTACAGGTGTTGGGCCTGGCGCTGGATACGCCTGACGGCGTGCGCGACTTCCTGCAGCGGGTGCCAGTGAACTATCTCATAGTGCTCGATACCCCCGGTCCACGCGATGCCAGCGTGCAGTTGGGCAACGCGCAGGGTCTGCTGCCGTACAGCGTGCTGTTCGATGCGCAGGGCCGGATGGTGAAGGCCAAGCTCGGCCCGTTCGCGCACGGCGAGATCGAAGGCTGGGCGAAGTAG
- a CDS encoding PepSY domain-containing protein, translated as MFKNVLFQLHWLLGISAGAILAVMGLSGAVLSFEDELLRAANPGFAEIAEHHADNQQPLALSELVPLLQAGSERSLQRLRVDASGQRPSVARFAGGKDHWVYFDPYSGARFSALRGQAFFDFVEDLHRHMVAGERGSWITGSCAIALLFFTLSGLYLRWPRRWWHWRSWLVVEWARKGRGFLWSLHSVIGTWVLLIYLMSALTGLWWSFDWYRNGLTQLLGVAPPAKHKLATDLSLDLNNVEATLYALPGVRQGFIDLRLPEKPGQALNVRVMSADPAQRGGHHDRAHDLLQLDPATGAVLDARPYARQGAGGQLTTSMFALHSGSFFGMPGRIVVMLSSLGMCLFFVTGWLLYLDRRRSQRAARALRQTVPAAALHAGGIPWLVVHASQSGLAEQLAWRAAAQLQAAGHGVQVLPLARVTASQLQATTQALLVLSTFGDGEPPDNARRSARQLLAQHPDLSGLRYGMLALGDHQYAQFCGFGIQIDDWLTRSGAQPLFDRIDVDAASVVALRQWQLQLAGLTGIDTDDSVLPAATVMHDWRLLGRTLLNAGSVGGPIWKIRLAAPADVDWQAGDILHIAPRHDALHVHAILRAHGLDPLQPMLIDGGTKTLLELASERVLPEPGSALQVQDAGLWLSGLPSLPGREYSIASCAADGEVELVVRLVHDTAGRAGLGSGWLALHAPTGGAVAARVHRNPGFHRRPGAPMVLIGNGTGIAGLRSLLREAAHHGEHGHWLLFGERQRAHDFLFADEIIRWQADGHLLRLDQAYSRDVDDGSYVQHRLRAATDELQAWLARGAVIHVCGSLHGMAEGVDQVLREALGDEMVELLLENGRYRRDVY; from the coding sequence ATGTTCAAGAACGTCTTGTTCCAACTGCACTGGCTGCTGGGCATCAGCGCTGGTGCCATCCTGGCCGTGATGGGCCTGAGCGGTGCAGTCCTGTCGTTCGAGGATGAACTGCTGCGCGCGGCCAATCCCGGCTTCGCCGAGATCGCCGAGCATCATGCCGACAACCAGCAGCCGCTCGCCTTGAGCGAGCTGGTGCCGTTGCTGCAGGCAGGTAGCGAGCGATCGCTGCAGCGCCTGCGGGTGGATGCCAGCGGCCAGCGTCCATCGGTGGCACGCTTTGCCGGCGGCAAGGACCACTGGGTCTATTTCGACCCCTACAGCGGCGCGCGCTTCAGCGCGCTGCGTGGACAGGCCTTCTTCGATTTCGTAGAGGACCTGCACCGCCACATGGTCGCCGGCGAACGGGGCTCGTGGATCACCGGCAGCTGTGCGATCGCCTTGCTGTTCTTCACCCTGTCCGGGCTGTACCTGCGCTGGCCACGCCGCTGGTGGCACTGGCGCAGCTGGCTGGTGGTGGAATGGGCACGCAAGGGCCGAGGCTTCCTGTGGAGCCTGCATTCGGTGATCGGCACCTGGGTGCTGCTGATCTACCTGATGAGCGCACTGACCGGGTTGTGGTGGTCGTTCGACTGGTACCGCAACGGGCTGACCCAGCTGCTGGGTGTCGCGCCCCCCGCCAAGCACAAACTCGCCACCGATCTGTCCCTCGATCTGAACAACGTCGAGGCCACGTTGTATGCGCTGCCCGGTGTGCGCCAGGGCTTCATCGACCTGCGCCTGCCGGAGAAGCCCGGTCAAGCACTCAATGTGCGGGTGATGTCGGCGGATCCCGCGCAGCGCGGCGGCCACCATGATCGTGCGCACGACCTGCTGCAGCTCGACCCGGCCACCGGCGCGGTTCTCGACGCGCGCCCGTACGCACGCCAGGGTGCCGGCGGCCAGCTCACCACCAGCATGTTCGCCCTGCACTCGGGCAGCTTCTTCGGCATGCCCGGACGCATCGTGGTGATGCTCAGCAGCCTGGGCATGTGTCTGTTCTTCGTCACCGGTTGGCTGCTGTACCTGGACCGCCGCCGCAGCCAGCGCGCCGCGCGCGCGCTGCGGCAGACCGTTCCGGCAGCAGCACTCCACGCCGGGGGCATACCGTGGCTGGTGGTGCATGCCAGCCAGAGCGGCCTGGCCGAACAGTTGGCCTGGCGTGCGGCGGCACAGCTGCAGGCGGCCGGCCACGGGGTGCAGGTACTGCCGCTTGCGCGTGTGACTGCCTCGCAGCTGCAGGCCACCACCCAAGCGCTGCTGGTACTCAGCACCTTCGGTGATGGCGAACCACCGGACAATGCACGGCGCAGCGCACGCCAGTTGCTGGCACAGCATCCGGACCTTTCCGGGCTGCGTTACGGCATGCTCGCGCTGGGTGACCACCAGTACGCGCAGTTCTGCGGGTTCGGCATCCAGATCGATGACTGGTTGACGCGCTCGGGCGCGCAGCCGCTGTTCGACCGCATCGACGTCGATGCCGCTTCGGTGGTGGCACTGCGCCAATGGCAGCTGCAGTTGGCTGGGCTGACCGGCATCGACACCGATGACAGCGTGCTGCCGGCAGCCACGGTGATGCACGACTGGCGCCTGCTCGGCCGCACCCTGCTCAACGCCGGCAGCGTCGGTGGCCCGATCTGGAAGATCCGCCTGGCAGCGCCGGCCGATGTTGATTGGCAGGCCGGCGACATTCTGCACATCGCACCACGTCACGACGCGCTGCACGTACACGCGATACTTCGGGCGCATGGTCTGGATCCACTGCAACCGATGCTGATCGACGGTGGCACGAAAACGCTGCTGGAACTGGCCAGCGAACGCGTGCTGCCCGAACCTGGCAGTGCATTGCAGGTGCAGGATGCAGGCCTATGGTTGTCAGGCCTGCCGTCACTGCCGGGGCGTGAATATTCCATCGCCTCATGCGCCGCCGATGGCGAGGTGGAACTGGTGGTGCGGCTGGTCCACGACACAGCAGGTCGCGCGGGCCTGGGTTCGGGCTGGCTGGCCCTGCATGCGCCTACGGGTGGTGCAGTTGCCGCCCGCGTGCATCGCAACCCGGGCTTCCATCGGCGGCCAGGCGCGCCGATGGTGCTGATCGGCAACGGCACCGGCATCGCCGGCCTGCGCAGCCTGCTGCGCGAAGCCGCGCATCACGGCGAGCACGGCCATTGGCTGCTGTTCGGCGAGCGTCAGCGCGCGCACGATTTCCTGTTCGCCGACGAGATCATCCGGTGGCAGGCTGACGGGCATCTGCTGCGTTTGGATCAGGCCTATTCGCGTGATGTGGACGATGGCAGCTACGTACAGCATCGACTGCGCGCTGCGACAGATGAACTGCAGGCGTGGTTGGCACGAGGCGCAGTGATCCATGTGTGTGGATCGCTGCACGGCATGGCCGAAGGCGTGGACCAGGTGCTGCGCGAGGCACTGGGCGATGAAATGGTGGAACTGCTACTGGAGAACGGGCGCTACCGGCGCGACGTGTATTGA
- a CDS encoding methyl-accepting chemotaxis protein, with protein MSAVVSHLRSLRSRVVGLRSRLPGLLRWLQPHRLSVADKLKATLLVCSLGLVTIAAVHAWTSHASTQAARDQASYQHGSDRVASLAARVAEARRLQTQYARSFDDADRSQLLATQQMLKQDLQALHGMPMDAGRRKALQAMAEAVDAFSQGIAALFERVDEMGRGDAGLAAQLQQAADALQTQVDALERPAMSLHVQRMRRQEALLLLDGDSTHADRASEEKLPFDLALAGLPAEVQDRIRNGMEAYQAALLGYTAARVGLDVEAQSLLETAAAVGPALAAFQQAQVAALEQAQLRQRSGARMASVLFVATLLLVAGVLITSLVLVVRAVRRPIQDTLRFAGDIADDRLDTTLRVHNANDEIGQLAQRLVDMQQRLRARTETERAVARGNTRVRQALDSAQTGLMVVDAEGQVAYANPALLQLLDLPAETLLGSDAVRLHPALAGLIGARQREEREIGHAGTRYQLIANAIVEDDHFLGVAVEWRSRALETLLETEVAALVDAAAHGELQGRIALEGKQGFVRTLSTSINRLLSTFETNLGDLQALLAALARGDLSVRLEGDLQGVFARMRDDANATVAQLGHIVTRIQQATVRLDVGVGEIVAGHHDLSHRTEQQAANLEETAASMHELTDTVGRNADAAGRADGLVRDAAKVAERGGAAVGQVVATMHGISASSRRIGDIIQLIDGIAFQTNILALNAAVEAARAGEQGRSFAVVAAEVRLLAQRSADAAKQIKELIEDSMARVGQGSMQAEQAGTTMDEIVSSVQQLAGLLAGIRSASHEQHAGIAQVNQTVVQMEASTQRNASLVEEAGASTAQMQTQVRALAEAVAAFRLQPERRARSAA; from the coding sequence ATGTCGGCCGTCGTTTCCCACCTTCGGTCCCTGCGTAGCCGCGTCGTCGGGTTGCGTTCCCGTTTGCCTGGCCTGCTGCGCTGGCTGCAGCCACATCGGCTCAGCGTTGCCGACAAGCTCAAGGCGACTTTGTTGGTCTGCAGCCTGGGCCTGGTGACCATCGCCGCCGTCCACGCCTGGACCAGCCATGCGAGCACGCAGGCGGCCCGTGACCAGGCCAGCTACCAGCACGGCAGTGACCGCGTTGCTTCGCTGGCAGCGCGGGTGGCCGAGGCCCGGCGCCTGCAGACCCAGTATGCGCGCAGTTTCGATGATGCAGACCGTAGCCAGTTGCTGGCCACGCAGCAGATGTTGAAGCAGGACCTGCAGGCCTTGCATGGCATGCCGATGGATGCGGGTCGGCGCAAGGCGCTGCAGGCGATGGCCGAGGCGGTCGATGCCTTCTCACAGGGCATCGCCGCATTGTTCGAGCGGGTGGATGAGATGGGGCGCGGCGACGCCGGCCTGGCCGCGCAGCTGCAGCAGGCGGCCGACGCGCTGCAGACGCAGGTGGATGCGCTGGAGCGCCCTGCGATGTCCCTGCATGTGCAGCGGATGCGGCGCCAGGAAGCGTTGCTGCTGCTCGATGGCGATTCCACCCACGCCGATCGTGCCAGCGAAGAAAAGCTGCCCTTCGACCTGGCATTGGCCGGCCTGCCCGCCGAGGTGCAGGACCGCATACGCAATGGCATGGAAGCCTACCAGGCCGCGTTGCTGGGCTATACCGCCGCGCGCGTCGGCCTGGACGTGGAGGCGCAGTCGCTGCTCGAGACCGCGGCGGCCGTCGGCCCGGCACTGGCCGCGTTCCAGCAGGCCCAGGTCGCGGCATTGGAACAGGCACAACTGCGCCAACGATCGGGTGCAAGGATGGCCAGCGTGCTGTTCGTGGCCACCCTGCTGCTGGTGGCCGGTGTGCTGATCACAAGTCTGGTGCTGGTGGTGCGCGCGGTGCGTCGACCGATCCAGGACACCCTGCGCTTTGCAGGCGATATCGCCGATGACCGGCTCGACACCACGCTGCGCGTGCACAACGCCAATGATGAGATCGGCCAGCTCGCGCAGCGCCTGGTCGACATGCAGCAACGCCTGCGTGCGCGCACCGAGACCGAACGCGCGGTTGCGCGCGGCAACACGCGCGTGCGGCAGGCGCTGGACAGCGCGCAGACCGGCTTGATGGTGGTCGACGCGGAAGGGCAGGTGGCCTACGCCAATCCAGCGCTGCTGCAGCTGCTGGATCTTCCTGCAGAGACGTTGCTTGGCAGCGACGCGGTCCGCCTGCACCCGGCACTGGCGGGGCTGATTGGTGCCCGTCAGCGCGAAGAGCGCGAAATCGGCCACGCCGGCACCCGCTATCAGCTGATCGCCAACGCCATCGTCGAGGACGACCACTTCCTCGGCGTGGCAGTGGAATGGCGCAGCCGCGCGCTGGAGACACTGCTGGAAACCGAAGTGGCGGCATTGGTCGACGCGGCGGCGCATGGCGAGCTGCAGGGGCGCATCGCGCTGGAGGGCAAGCAGGGCTTCGTGCGCACGCTGTCGACCAGCATCAACCGCCTGCTGTCCACCTTCGAGACCAACCTCGGCGATCTGCAGGCGCTGCTGGCCGCACTGGCACGCGGCGACCTGAGCGTGCGCCTGGAGGGCGACCTGCAGGGCGTGTTCGCCCGCATGCGTGACGATGCCAACGCCACCGTCGCGCAGCTGGGCCACATCGTCACCCGCATCCAGCAGGCCACGGTCCGCCTGGATGTGGGCGTGGGCGAGATCGTTGCCGGCCATCACGATCTGTCCCACCGCACCGAGCAACAGGCGGCCAACCTGGAGGAAACCGCGGCATCGATGCATGAGCTGACTGACACCGTCGGCCGCAATGCCGACGCCGCGGGGCGTGCTGACGGACTGGTGCGCGATGCCGCCAAGGTTGCCGAGCGCGGCGGCGCTGCGGTCGGCCAGGTGGTGGCGACCATGCACGGCATCAGCGCGTCGTCGCGGCGCATCGGCGACATCATCCAGCTGATCGATGGCATCGCCTTCCAGACCAATATCCTGGCCCTCAACGCGGCAGTGGAGGCGGCGCGTGCAGGCGAGCAGGGTCGCAGCTTCGCGGTGGTGGCGGCCGAAGTCCGCTTGCTAGCCCAGCGCAGTGCGGACGCGGCCAAGCAGATCAAGGAACTGATCGAGGATTCAATGGCGCGGGTAGGCCAGGGCAGTATGCAGGCCGAGCAGGCGGGCACCACGATGGACGAGATCGTCAGCAGCGTGCAGCAGTTGGCCGGTCTGCTGGCCGGTATCCGCAGTGCCTCGCACGAACAGCATGCAGGCATTGCCCAGGTAAACCAGACCGTCGTACAGATGGAGGCCAGCACGCAGCGCAATGCGAGCCTGGTGGAAGAGGCTGGCGCGTCGACTGCGCAGATGCAGACCCAGGTTCGCGCGCTGGCCGAAGCGGTGGCAGCGTTCCGACTACAGCCCGAGCGCCGGGCGCGGTCGGCGGCGTGA
- a CDS encoding arylamine N-acetyltransferase: MSIDVPRYLQRLQLDARPPLTLAGLTLLQQRHNALLPFETLTSLLRDAVAIDLDSVQHKLLHAQRGGYCFELNGAFLALLQALGFDAQPLSARVLLSAVDGELTARTHLLLRVRLQDEEWLVDTGFGSLTPTVPLRLHETAVQDTPHERYRVRTLDDGDFMLAAKAGDDWRALYRFDLQPPAPIDNEVGNWYVCTHPQSSFPGQLRASLTGPDWRRTIGSGNYTEYRPGQVPAKRPLREVQDVREVLQQAFGMRLPDDPRLDPAIADWLQRSRAASV, encoded by the coding sequence ATGTCCATCGACGTCCCCCGCTACCTGCAGCGCCTGCAGCTGGATGCCCGGCCTCCGCTCACCCTGGCCGGGCTGACCCTGCTGCAGCAGCGCCACAACGCCCTGCTGCCGTTCGAGACCCTGACCAGCCTGCTGCGCGACGCGGTGGCGATCGACCTGGACAGCGTCCAGCACAAGCTGCTGCACGCGCAGCGCGGCGGTTACTGCTTCGAACTCAATGGCGCGTTCCTGGCGCTGCTGCAGGCCTTGGGCTTCGATGCGCAGCCGCTGAGCGCACGGGTGCTGCTGTCGGCTGTCGATGGCGAACTGACCGCGCGTACGCACCTGCTCCTTCGGGTGCGTCTGCAGGACGAGGAATGGCTGGTCGATACCGGCTTCGGCAGCCTGACCCCGACCGTACCGCTGCGCCTGCACGAGACCGCAGTGCAGGACACACCGCACGAGCGTTACCGCGTGCGGACGCTGGATGATGGCGACTTCATGCTCGCCGCCAAGGCGGGGGATGACTGGCGGGCACTGTACCGCTTCGACCTGCAGCCACCGGCGCCGATCGACAACGAGGTAGGCAACTGGTACGTGTGCACGCATCCGCAGTCGAGCTTTCCCGGCCAGCTGCGTGCATCACTGACCGGGCCGGATTGGCGACGCACCATCGGCAGCGGCAACTACACCGAATATCGCCCGGGCCAGGTACCGGCCAAACGCCCGCTGCGCGAGGTGCAGGACGTGCGCGAGGTGCTGCAGCAGGCCTTCGGCATGCGCCTTCCGGACGATCCGCGATTGGATCCGGCCATCGCCGACTGGCTGCAGCGATCGCGCGCCGCGTCCGTGTAG
- a CDS encoding transporter substrate-binding domain-containing protein, with protein sequence MSLATHRHALAPLGFLRVAINLGNPVLAQGDANAPRGPSVDLATVLAQRLGVQAHFSCHDAAASVVAAASDDAWDLAFLAVDPARADRIAFSAPYVEIEGTYLVRNDSPARQVADLDHDGLRIAVGRGAAYDLFLSRELRQATIERADTSAAAITLFDQQRLDAAAGVRQPLQAWAQVHPGHRVLADRFTVIQQAVAAPVARPAAALQALFAEVEAIKAGPLLGEAFARAGQAVTLLR encoded by the coding sequence ATGTCCCTGGCCACTCACCGTCATGCGTTGGCCCCGCTGGGCTTCCTGCGCGTTGCCATCAACCTCGGCAACCCGGTGCTGGCCCAGGGCGACGCCAATGCACCACGCGGGCCGTCGGTGGATCTGGCCACGGTTCTGGCACAGCGGTTGGGCGTGCAGGCCCACTTCAGTTGCCACGATGCGGCCGCATCGGTGGTGGCAGCAGCGAGCGACGATGCGTGGGACCTGGCCTTCCTGGCGGTGGACCCGGCACGCGCTGACCGCATTGCCTTCAGTGCACCGTATGTGGAAATCGAAGGAACCTACCTGGTGCGCAATGACAGCCCAGCACGGCAGGTTGCAGATCTCGATCACGACGGGCTGCGCATCGCGGTGGGCCGCGGCGCCGCCTACGATCTGTTCCTCAGCCGTGAACTGCGACAGGCAACGATTGAACGCGCCGATACCTCGGCCGCCGCCATCACCCTGTTCGACCAGCAGCGGCTGGATGCAGCGGCCGGCGTACGCCAACCCCTGCAGGCCTGGGCACAGGTGCATCCCGGCCATCGCGTGCTGGCAGATCGCTTCACCGTCATCCAGCAGGCGGTCGCAGCGCCCGTTGCTCGACCCGCAGCGGCGTTGCAGGCACTGTTCGCGGAAGTGGAAGCCATCAAGGCCGGGCCGCTGCTGGGCGAGGCCTTCGCACGCGCCGGGCAGGCAGTCACGCTGCTGCGCTGA
- a CDS encoding LysR substrate-binding domain-containing protein yields the protein MSRPPLHALQGFVAAARLGNLSRAAASMNLTVSALSHQMRQLEERLGQPLLIRQARGVALTLEGQRLLDQVGPHLDAINEAFQPYAARPEHVLTLSAVPSMASAWLVPRLGNFVAAHPQIEINLQSSERLIDFDRQLQFDAALRLGSGQWPGLVVEPLFDEWLLPMASPALIERMGGIGHLPLAQWPLLGDPDGAWGAWFALTGQRPPARFVAVLDDSEAHHRAALDGVGVALGRVTRARLLLDSGQLVALSDLRLKTAWPHWLVYPQRSVRHRGFLAFREWLHAQAAEHVRHMQAADAG from the coding sequence ATGTCCCGCCCACCGCTGCATGCCCTGCAGGGCTTCGTCGCTGCCGCACGCCTGGGCAACCTGTCCCGCGCCGCCGCGTCGATGAACCTGACGGTCAGTGCGCTCAGCCATCAGATGCGCCAGCTCGAGGAACGCCTGGGCCAGCCGCTGCTGATCCGGCAGGCACGCGGTGTGGCCTTGACCCTGGAGGGACAGCGCCTGCTGGATCAGGTCGGGCCCCATCTGGATGCGATCAATGAAGCCTTCCAGCCGTACGCCGCGAGGCCAGAGCATGTACTTACCCTCAGCGCCGTGCCGTCGATGGCCAGCGCATGGCTGGTGCCACGACTGGGCAACTTCGTGGCCGCGCATCCACAGATCGAAATCAATCTGCAGTCGAGCGAGCGGCTGATCGACTTCGACCGGCAACTGCAGTTCGATGCAGCCCTGCGGCTGGGCAGCGGACAATGGCCGGGACTGGTGGTGGAACCGTTGTTCGACGAATGGCTGCTGCCGATGGCCAGCCCGGCACTGATCGAGCGCATGGGTGGCATCGGCCACCTACCGTTGGCGCAGTGGCCGCTGCTGGGAGACCCTGACGGCGCGTGGGGCGCATGGTTCGCGCTGACCGGGCAGCGCCCACCGGCGCGGTTCGTGGCGGTGCTGGATGATTCCGAAGCCCACCATCGCGCTGCGCTGGACGGCGTCGGTGTTGCACTGGGGCGGGTCACGCGGGCGCGGCTGCTGCTGGATTCCGGCCAGTTGGTTGCGTTGTCGGACCTGCGCCTGAAAACCGCATGGCCGCATTGGCTGGTGTACCCGCAGCGCTCGGTACGCCACCGTGGTTTCCTGGCCTTCCGCGAATGGCTGCATGCGCAGGCGGCCGAGCATGTGCGGCACATGCAGGCCGCCGACGCGGGATAG